In the genome of Dermacentor silvarum isolate Dsil-2018 chromosome 1, BIME_Dsil_1.4, whole genome shotgun sequence, one region contains:
- the LOC125946237 gene encoding programmed cell death protein 6-like has protein sequence MAHIGGQPLNQVTLRSTFLAADQGHNGAIDYRELQMALSSGTWRPLNMETAKMLVCLFDRNHDGTINFDEFSELYRFVTEWSSAFRRFDPSNGGQIEPTDMMTALKDCNYTLTDRFNSMLLRRFVRAGKIYFDEFIQACMFVKSATDAFRRYDRQKTGVVNVRFEEYIVMLIQVLA, from the coding sequence ATGGCGCACATCGGCGGACAACCGTTGAATCAGGTCACCCTGCGCAGCACCTTCCTGGCTGCCGACCAGGGCCACAATGGAGCGATCGACTACCGcgagctgcagatggccctgTCGAGCGGCACCTGGCGGCCCTTAAACATGGAGACGGCCAAGATGCTCGTGTGCCTCTTCGACCGGAACCACGACGGCACCATCAACTTCGACGAGTTCAGCGAGCTGTACCGCTTCGTGACGGAGTGGTCGAGCGCGTTCCGCCGCTTCGACCCATCCAACGGGGGCCAGATCGAGCCCACCGACATGATGACCGCGCTCAAGGATTGCAACTACACGCTCACGGACCGTTTCAACTCAATGCTGCTGCGCCGCTTCGTGCGGGCAGGAAAAATCTACTTCGACGAGTTCATCCAGGCCTGCATGTTCGTCAAGAGCGCCACGGACGCGTTCCGTCGCTACGACCGCCAGAAGACCGGCGTGGTCAACGTCCGCTTCGAGGAGTACATTGTCATGCTCATCCAGGTGCTCGCCTAG